The following coding sequences lie in one Catharus ustulatus isolate bCatUst1 chromosome 5, bCatUst1.pri.v2, whole genome shotgun sequence genomic window:
- the LOC116996633 gene encoding store-operated calcium entry-associated regulatory factor-like, which yields MAGIVLRLLFLLCAAAGPALGWDRPGKVLLRDVQALTLYRGQYTTSRRTAAVPQLQCTGGSAGCSRVPEVVQCYSKGWDGYDVQWQCRADLENAFRFGQMEVSCEGYDYPDDPYVLRGSCSLLFSLELTEEGERKVKNSGSFGSSYYQLRKDDSDSGSGAIVVIVLLVLAFGVYKLLLSNQQSQQNSGHSDGFSQPFWQSQQTPSPPGFKSTFTDDSSFGTHSHHGTSSRTGFWTGLGAGGLLGYLAGSHRAQPRSPYHSMWTDPTTVPPMHGHSRNSTAGSSSGTRTASGFGCTKRR from the exons GGAAAGTTCTGCTGCGGGATGTTCAGGCGCTCACTCTCTACAGAGGGCAATACACAACATCCAGGCGGACAGCTGCGGTCCCTCAACTGCAGTGCACAGGAGGCTCTGCGGGGTGTTCCCGTGTTCCTGAGGTGGTTCAGTGTTACAGCAAAGGATGGGATGGCTATGATGTACAG tggcagtgcagagcagacTTGGAAAATGCCTTCCGTTTTGGACAGATGGAAGTGAGCTGTGAAGGCTACGATTACCCAGATGATCCTTACGTATTAAGAGGCTCCTGTAGTTTGCTGTTCAGTCTAGAGCTGACTGAAGAAGGTGAAAGGAAAGTGAAGAACTCTGGAAGCTTTGGCTCTAGCTATTACCAGTTAAGGAAAGATGATTCTGATTCTGGTTCTGGAGCAATTGTTGTAATTGTTCTTCTCGTTCTTGCTTTTGGAGTATACAAGTTATTGCTCAGCAACCAACAGTCTCAGCAGAATTCTGGGCACAGTGATGGCTTCTCTCAGCCCTTCTGGCAGAGTCAGCAGACACCATCTCCTCCTGGTTTTAAGTCCACCTTCACAG ATGACAGCAGCTTTGGAACTCATTCCCATCATGGAACCAGTTCAAGAACAGGATTTTGGACTGGATTAGGAGCAGGAGGCTTGCTAGGCTACTTGGCAGGCAGTCACAG agcacagccacgTTCCCCATATCACAGTATGTGGACAGATCCCACAACTGTACCTCCTATGCATGGGCACTCAAGGAATTCCACTGCAGGAAGCAGTTCAGGAACAAGAACTGCCTCTG gctTTGGGTGCACAAAGCGAAGATGA